In Setaria italica strain Yugu1 chromosome IX, Setaria_italica_v2.0, whole genome shotgun sequence, the genomic stretch AAATGGATACCTCTCGTTTTCAGACTCAACACGCTGCACCGTTTAGCATTTTGCTTATGTGGTAGGAAAAGTCATACGGGGATAATGCTTTATGTTagttatattatttttatgttttgAAGACGTGTGTGGTTTGAGACGCTCTTACCGTCTTACGAGCTGTAAACTGCGCGCTTCCATGAAAAAGCCCATGGACTTGCCCGGGACTCAAAGCCCAGGCCAATTAGACCCAGTTCAGACAGAAACCTATGCGAACTCcttgtttctttatttttaagCACTTTGTCTAGAAGCAAGGAAGAACCTGCCGAGCCCAACCACAGCAGAACACGCCGAGTACACGTAGCCCTCATCCCTTGTTCCTGTCGGTCCGGCGGAGTGGGAGCTGAGCTGACCATGACTTGCCTGAGCAGCTCGCTAAAAAACAAGTGTAACCAATCCAAAAGGACGTGCCCACGTCACGCCATCGCCGTTCGGCTCTCGCCGCGCTGTTGCGCTGTCCGGTAAAATAATCCAACGCAAATCCCGTGCCAGCCCACGCGGCACGCAGCCGCTTGCCGTGGCACCGCCGCGCGCCACGCGTCCTCCGCTCCCGCGCCGTCTTAACTCTCCCGAGCCCCAATCGCATCTCCCCTGCTCGCCACCGCTTGGACTTTCAGCATCCAGCCAAACTCGCGCGCGCGCCGCACGACGCAGAAGGATCACCGCGCTCTCTCGCCGGCCGCCTTGCTCGCTCGCACACTAGGCCATGTCAGGCGGCGTCGGCCCGACGGCGGGGGGCGGCATCACGCTGCCGTCCAtgggcgcgccaccgccgccgctgcacccaACGCCCACCTCCCCGACGGCGCGGCCGCACCACCACTACTACCTCTTCTCCATCAAGCAGCTCAACacgctgggcgccgccgccgtgctcgcctTCTCCACCACGGTCCCGCTCTCGGAGATCGCCTTCGCGGTGCTTCTCCTCCCATACCTTCTCATCCTCGCCCGGGTCGCCTTCCCGCAGCGCCCCGGCAAGCCCAACCCAGCCGCGCCCGTCTTCCcgggcctcgccggccggcTCCGCCTCGCCGTGCACACCGCGGTTGGGttcctcgtcggcgccgcgctCCCGGCGCTTTACATCCTCGATGGACTTCGGGCCGGGGACACAGCCggcgtcgccgcggccgccccgcACGCGTTCCTCCTCTCCGCGCAGGTGTTCACCGAGGGCATCGTGGCGGCATGGCCGGGGACCTTCTCGCTCCCCGTCAGGGCGGCGGTGCCCGTGATGCACAGCGCGCGCAGGATGTTTGCCGCATCCGAGTGGCTGCGGGAAGAGCTGCAGGAGCGCGACGAGCTCGGACGCGGCCCGCCCGtggcgccgcggcgggtggTGGCCGGCAGGGCGCTCGCGGCAGCCAATCTGGTCTTCTGGGGCTTCAACCTGTTCGCCTTCCTGCTGCCGTTCTACCTGCCCAAGGCGCTCCGGAGGTACTACCTCGGCACCGACCGTGAGGATGATGGTGAGGATCGCTCACGCGTGAACGAGAAGCAGCAGAAGCAGCTGCAGGAGGGTGAAGGGAAGAAGGACTCGTAGATCAGGATTTGCTGGACATGTTTGCGACTTGAGCTTGTGCATGTCACGTCTGTATGTGCCTTCATCAATCAACGCTAGTTCTTTGTTTTCCTCATGCTTGATGTTACCAGAACGCTTGCAGATCGTCTTCTACTACGATCAAATATTCGGGGAAGTGATTCATTGAATTGTATAAGAATCAATTCTTCAAGTTGTGTGGAAATGGGAAGAGTTCTCGATCGAAGTTTTGGAAGGGAAAAACCAAGTGGTCCCCAACTGTCATTCGCTTCAAAAGTTTGTGGCCCAACTACACCAGTATTTGTCTCTGATATCTGGAAATCGGCAAGAAAGATAAATCGGTTTCAGCGTTTCATGGTTTGGTCCTCCCTCCGTGGTACCTTCTCTCAAGCAAATAAGGCCCCGTTTGCaaataaggccccgtttggatttGGGGTGATTCTCAGAAT encodes the following:
- the LOC101755812 gene encoding uncharacterized protein LOC101755812; the protein is MSGGVGPTAGGGITLPSMGAPPPPLHPTPTSPTARPHHHYYLFSIKQLNTLGAAAVLAFSTTVPLSEIAFAVLLLPYLLILARVAFPQRPGKPNPAAPVFPGLAGRLRLAVHTAVGFLVGAALPALYILDGLRAGDTAGVAAAAPHAFLLSAQVFTEGIVAAWPGTFSLPVRAAVPVMHSARRMFAASEWLREELQERDELGRGPPVAPRRVVAGRALAAANLVFWGFNLFAFLLPFYLPKALRRYYLGTDREDDGEDRSRVNEKQQKQLQEGEGKKDS